Proteins from a single region of Paraflavitalea devenefica:
- a CDS encoding ABC transporter permease, producing MFKTYFKIAWRTAIRNRSFTLITLGSLVLGITLFFLISLWVKDEMAFDAPFAHQEQVCRIESDLITPDGQSDKMASVGWPIGKTLKAQYPEIESLTYLRNWAPFVLFKEDRFYEAALYADNNFFSVFNYPLQEGIPATALNEPYSLVITQALKEKYFGKGEALGKVLMINDTVPYKITGVFAPLPASSHLRFDMIGSFATFCSMYPKACEQEFASGWFDMNVYNYVRLAKNANAATTTAKINNLVQVAGKEAVAKYGFKTYLSLRPVKDIYLYSGISTAKGPVGNIKSIRLFIAIGIFILLIACLNFINLSTARSMERAKEIGIQKVLGNGRGKLVLQFLTEAAVLCTIAAIISILLMVTLLPLFNTFTGKTFTVGSLFTINNLLLLSGIIVVLVPLAGFYPAWVLSAFKPIAVLKGSFAHTTSGALLRKSLVVLQFVISAGFIMCTLIMWQQMKFMQQQDLGFNKSQVVVVDAARVPWVLLHDKMNVFKSEMLRQTGTKNITATYAVPGRTGWDGQFAYPEGKTDEQGLIVEYIAADADYVKTIGLSLIAGRDFMANSQKDEEESFLINETAVKTFGWGSAQNALGKKLSTSGKEGVVVGVLKDYHQHGLQMKITPIVLSPIKSISLFAFRYEGISSSQAVTNLKTAWNNVYKGFPFEYRFMDEDFQRQYSKEDKLRSFFGLAAGLSVIIGCLGLLGLIIYTAQKRVREIGIRKVLGAGVGNLVTLLSVDLLKLVGIAVLLAIPIAWWTMDQWLQNFAYRIHISWWVFALSAAAAILIALFTISFQAFKAALMNPVKSLRSE from the coding sequence ATGTTCAAAACTTATTTCAAGATCGCCTGGCGTACTGCCATCAGGAACCGGAGCTTTACGCTTATTACCCTGGGAAGCCTGGTCCTGGGCATTACCTTATTCTTCCTCATCAGCCTTTGGGTGAAAGATGAGATGGCATTTGATGCTCCATTTGCCCACCAGGAACAGGTATGCCGGATAGAAAGTGACCTGATCACACCCGACGGACAATCCGACAAGATGGCTTCGGTAGGTTGGCCGATAGGTAAAACACTGAAAGCACAATACCCGGAAATTGAAAGCCTCACTTACCTCAGGAATTGGGCCCCTTTTGTACTCTTTAAAGAGGACCGCTTTTATGAAGCTGCTTTGTATGCAGATAATAACTTTTTTTCTGTATTCAACTACCCCTTGCAGGAAGGCATTCCGGCCACAGCACTGAATGAGCCCTATAGCCTCGTCATTACCCAGGCACTCAAGGAGAAATATTTTGGAAAGGGCGAAGCACTTGGAAAAGTATTGATGATCAATGATACCGTTCCCTACAAGATAACAGGCGTATTTGCCCCCCTGCCTGCTTCTTCCCACCTGCGGTTCGATATGATCGGCTCCTTTGCTACCTTCTGCTCCATGTATCCAAAGGCCTGCGAACAGGAATTTGCTTCGGGCTGGTTCGATATGAACGTGTACAATTATGTTCGTCTTGCTAAAAATGCAAACGCTGCAACCACCACAGCTAAGATCAATAACCTGGTACAGGTAGCAGGCAAAGAAGCGGTGGCCAAATACGGCTTTAAAACCTATCTCAGCCTGCGGCCCGTAAAAGATATTTACCTCTATTCCGGTATCTCTACTGCCAAAGGCCCCGTAGGTAATATCAAAAGCATCCGGCTCTTTATAGCCATCGGCATTTTCATTCTGCTTATTGCCTGTCTTAATTTCATCAACCTTTCCACAGCCCGCTCCATGGAAAGGGCCAAAGAGATCGGCATACAAAAAGTATTGGGTAATGGCCGTGGTAAACTGGTACTTCAATTTCTGACAGAGGCCGCTGTATTGTGTACTATCGCTGCTATCATCAGCATCCTGTTGATGGTAACCTTATTGCCCCTATTCAACACCTTTACCGGGAAAACATTTACCGTGGGCTCCCTGTTCACCATTAATAACCTCTTGCTCCTATCGGGCATTATCGTAGTGCTGGTGCCGCTGGCGGGCTTCTACCCTGCCTGGGTATTATCTGCTTTCAAACCGATCGCTGTTTTAAAAGGCAGTTTCGCCCACACCACCTCAGGCGCCTTACTGAGAAAGTCACTGGTAGTGCTGCAGTTCGTAATATCTGCCGGCTTCATCATGTGCACACTTATTATGTGGCAGCAAATGAAATTCATGCAACAGCAGGACCTTGGATTCAATAAAAGCCAGGTGGTGGTAGTAGATGCTGCCAGGGTGCCCTGGGTATTACTGCATGATAAAATGAATGTCTTCAAAAGTGAAATGCTCCGGCAAACAGGCACAAAAAATATAACAGCCACCTATGCAGTACCAGGCAGAACAGGTTGGGATGGGCAGTTTGCTTACCCGGAAGGGAAGACCGACGAGCAGGGCCTGATAGTCGAGTACATTGCAGCCGATGCAGACTATGTAAAAACAATTGGTCTTTCCCTGATAGCCGGACGTGATTTCATGGCCAACAGCCAAAAAGACGAAGAGGAATCTTTCCTGATCAATGAAACAGCCGTCAAAACTTTTGGCTGGGGCAGTGCGCAAAATGCATTGGGCAAAAAACTGTCCACCTCTGGTAAAGAGGGCGTGGTAGTGGGTGTACTAAAAGATTATCACCAGCATGGTCTGCAAATGAAGATCACTCCCATCGTATTAAGCCCTATTAAGTCCATTAGTCTTTTTGCTTTCCGCTATGAAGGTATTAGCTCTTCACAGGCTGTGACCAATCTTAAAACAGCCTGGAATAACGTATACAAAGGTTTTCCTTTTGAATACCGGTTCATGGATGAAGACTTTCAACGCCAGTATAGCAAGGAAGATAAGCTGCGCAGCTTCTTTGGCCTCGCAGCAGGGCTCTCTGTGATCATTGGATGCCTGGGCCTGCTGGGGTTGATCATTTATACTGCACAGAAGAGAGTACGGGAGATTGGTATCCGCAAAGTATTGGGCGCAGGTGTTGGTAATTTGGTTACACTGCTGTCTGTAGATCTGTTGAAGCTGGTGGGCATTGCCGTATTACTGGCCATCCCCATTGCCTGGTGGACGATGGACCAATGGCTGCAAAACTTTGCCTACCGCATCCATATCAGTTGGTGGGTATTTGCCCTCTCTGCTGCCGCAGCCATATTGATCGCCCTGTTCACCATCAGCTTCCAGGCTTTCAAGGCAGCATTGATGAATCCGGTGAAGAGTTTGAGGAGTGAATAG